Below is a genomic region from Candidatus Aminicenantes bacterium.
CTATGCCAGGGCTTCCGAGCTGATGCCGATCCTCAAGAAGCAAATGAGCCCGCGCGGCGAACTGATCGTCGACGAGCGCACCAACACCCTGATCATTTCCGAGGTGCCGGACAAGATCAAGATCATCGATTCCCTGATCGATACCCTCGATGCCGCCAACCCGCAAGTCCAGATCGAAGCGCGCATCGTCGAGGCTTCGGCCAGCTCGCTCGATACCTTCGGCATCCAGTGGGGCTATAACGCCATCGCCAGCGCCGCCTACGGCAACCAAACCAATCTGGTTTTCCCAAACTCCATCAAAAGCAGCGGCGTGGTCGAAGGCAAAACGAACCCTAGCGGCTACGTCATCAATGTGCCGACGGCCGACAGCGTGTTTTCCCCGAAGATTTCGCTGGGCAACATCACCGGCACCTTCAATCTCGACCTGGCCCTGTCCGCCATTACCCGCAAGGGCAAGGGCCGGCTCATCTCGTCGCCGCGGGCCACCACCCAGAACAACATGCCGGCCGAGATCACCCAGGGTGAAAAAATCCCCATCCAGACCATCCAGAACAACACCGTCACCACCCAATACATCAACGCCGCCCTGGAGATGAAGGTGACCCCGCAGATCACCGCCCGCGGCTCGGTGATCATGCTTATCGACATCAAGAACGACGTGGCCAATTTTGACAAGCAGGTCCAGGGCATACCGACCATCGTCACCGAAACGGCGAAAACCACGGTCATGGTCAACGACGGCGGCACCATCGTCATCGGCGGCCTTTACAAGACCACCCAGTCAACCAGCAATGACGGCGTGCCCATTTTGAGCAAAATCCCCTTGCTGGGGGCGTTGTTCCGCAATAACCGCAAGTCGGGGTCGCAGCAAGAGCTGATCATTTTCATCACCCCGCGCATTATAAAATAAGAGGAGGGAAGCATGAAATTAAAAATCGTCGGCTTGATCATAGTGGCGCTGGTCATGGCCGCATGCAACGCCGTGGAAAACGACAGCACGTCGGGTTCCATGCTCGAGATCGTCTCCCTGACCGGCAAGGACCTCGAGGGCAAAGAGGGTTCGACCACGGTCTTTTCCGATGTGATATTCAACGGCAGCATCATCAACGACAACGGCAGCGCCGAAGTCAAGGCCGCTCCCCTCGATCCCTTCCTGCCGGATACCGAGATTACCTCGTACATGAGTGTCATGGTCGACCAGATCGACGTCGAGTTCAGGCGCACCGACGGCCGCAACATCGAGGGGGTCGACGTGCCTTACCACTTCACTCAGCCGGTCAGCATGCTGGTCTCATTAGCCGCTTCGGTAAAGATTCCTTTTGTCCTGATCCGCCATGTAGCCAAACTTGAAGCCCCGCTTTTAGCCCTGCGCGATCAAAGCCAGGAGTTCTTTCTGGAGCTGGTGGCGGTGGTGACCATCCATGGCAAGGATCTGGGCGGGCACCGGGTGGCGCCAGTCACGGGTTATATCACTGTCTGGTGCGGTAATTTCCCCGACGTCAAAAAAACGGGCACGGGCAGTACCGCGAAGTAGGAGACAACCAACATGAAAAAAACATTTTTATTCGCACTCATGGCCTGCCTGGTTCTGCTGACCCCGTCATGCCAGCGCACCAGCCTCGACGACCCGGGCTGGAACAGCCCAGCCGGCTTCCATATCCTGGTCGAGGGCTCGGTCACGCCGGCGCTGCTGCTCATCGACGGCCGGATCCATACCAGCGAGATCTATGTGAAAGTCACCGATTCCCAGGGCAATCCTCTTCCCAATGAAACGGTATTTTTCGAGCAGTTGTCCGACACAGCTTCGCATACGCAACTCAGCTGGGGCTATTTTCCGAACAACCAGTCG
It encodes:
- a CDS encoding Ig-like domain-containing protein — its product is MKKTFLFALMACLVLLTPSCQRTSLDDPGWNSPAGFHILVEGSVTPALLLIDGRIHTSEIYVKVTDSQGNPLPNETVFFEQLSDTASHTQLSWGYFPNNQSVYQKGTDANGEIRLTFYWPTQYYSEEMWIHALLVINGRAYKTSETNYLGNIPQDFISLTMYRAGTAAGETTK